A genomic stretch from Candidatus Brocadiia bacterium includes:
- a CDS encoding ATPase, T2SS/T4P/T4SS family — MAFSDKKLGQALIEEGLLIKEQLVAANDRQIVKKSSLQEAIIDLGYLTENQIVDAIVKHYGFTYLLLQDYNIDKEIVDVIPEEKCRQYKLIPISLVGKLLTVAMADPLNIVAIDDIALRTNTEVLPVMAKEKEIDDAINQYYGKQISLETIVKDGNKEVDIKKHEDQIDVSKGSGKVTIDETPIIRLANHIIATAVRQGASDIHIEPREKLIGVRYRIDGSLIEEESLPKSIQASLISRIKIMSKMDISEHRLPQDGRIKIVFENRAIDLRVSTLPLSHGEKIVMRILDRGMLKMKLESLGFDEFTLNKFAECIKLPYGLNLVTGPTGSGKTSTLYAALNFLNDPTMNIVTVEEPVEYELNRINQVPVNSDIGLTFANALRSILRQDPDIIMVGEIRDKETLDIAIKSALTGHLVLSTLHTNDAPSTLVRLSDMGGEPYMVASALQMILAQRLMRKLCESCKEPTPVPDEIMPYFRGLETKPTQLFKAVGCNKCHNTGMKGRIGAVQLMPITDTIRTLISTAAPFNEIKQNVRDSGVKTLRENAFEKVAQGIVSVEEAISETI; from the coding sequence ATGGCATTTTCAGATAAAAAGCTAGGACAGGCATTGATTGAAGAAGGATTGCTGATAAAGGAGCAGTTGGTTGCGGCTAATGACCGGCAGATAGTTAAAAAGTCATCTTTACAGGAAGCCATTATTGATTTAGGGTACCTGACCGAAAACCAGATTGTCGACGCTATTGTCAAACACTACGGATTTACATATCTTTTACTTCAGGATTACAATATTGATAAGGAGATTGTTGATGTTATTCCGGAGGAAAAATGCCGCCAGTACAAGCTGATACCAATATCGTTGGTCGGGAAATTACTGACGGTGGCTATGGCTGACCCGTTGAATATTGTAGCCATAGATGATATTGCCCTGAGAACTAATACTGAAGTTCTGCCGGTGATGGCCAAGGAAAAGGAAATAGATGATGCCATTAACCAGTATTACGGCAAGCAGATATCATTGGAAACGATTGTTAAAGACGGGAATAAAGAAGTCGATATTAAAAAACACGAGGATCAAATAGATGTAAGCAAGGGGAGTGGAAAAGTAACCATTGATGAAACACCGATTATCAGACTGGCTAACCACATCATTGCTACGGCTGTTCGGCAGGGAGCGAGCGATATTCATATCGAACCGCGCGAGAAACTTATCGGTGTGAGATACCGAATAGACGGCTCGTTGATTGAGGAAGAGAGTTTACCTAAATCTATTCAGGCATCGTTAATCTCAAGGATTAAGATAATGTCTAAAATGGATATCTCCGAGCACCGGCTACCACAGGACGGTCGTATTAAAATAGTATTTGAGAACAGGGCTATTGATCTCAGGGTTTCTACTCTGCCGTTAAGTCACGGGGAAAAAATAGTTATGAGGATACTTGATCGAGGTATGCTTAAGATGAAGCTGGAGAGTTTAGGATTTGATGAGTTTACTCTCAATAAATTCGCGGAGTGCATTAAATTGCCTTATGGATTGAACTTGGTTACCGGTCCTACGGGCAGCGGCAAGACCAGCACTCTTTACGCGGCATTAAACTTCCTTAACGATCCGACTATGAACATTGTCACTGTTGAAGAGCCGGTTGAATATGAGTTGAACCGGATAAATCAGGTGCCGGTTAATTCAGATATTGGTCTTACATTTGCCAATGCGTTAAGGTCAATACTGCGTCAGGATCCGGATATAATTATGGTCGGCGAAATAAGGGATAAGGAAACGCTGGATATTGCTATCAAATCAGCTTTAACGGGACATTTGGTTTTGAGCACTTTACATACTAACGACGCACCGAGCACACTGGTCAGACTTTCGGATATGGGTGGAGAGCCTTACATGGTCGCATCGGCATTGCAGATGATTCTGGCTCAACGGCTGATGAGAAAGCTGTGCGAATCTTGCAAAGAGCCGACGCCGGTACCCGATGAAATAATGCCTTATTTCCGCGGACTGGAAACAAAACCTACTCAGCTTTTTAAGGCGGTCGGTTGTAATAAATGCCATAATACCGGGATGAAAGGTCGTATCGGGGCGGTTCAGCTTATGCCCATAACCGATACAATCAGGACGCTCATATCTACGGCGGCTCCTTTTAATGAAATAAAACAGAATGTTAGGGATTCAGGTGTTAAGACACTTCGGGAAAACGCTTTTGAAAAGGTTGCTCAAGGAATTGTTTCGGTTGAGGAAGCTATCAGCGAAACGATATAA
- the nadB gene encoding L-aspartate oxidase, translating to MSMVFKRNYLITFDTAKEPSITTDVLVIGSGVAGLRAAIEASHYGSVTVLTKDKLQETNTYYAQGGVASHIDRPDLIKSHINDTLVSGHNLSDARIVKYIINKGVNLVRELSDWGMHFDKKGDKLDWAQEGGHSYPRIIHSGGDATGKNLLQALINKSINNKRIKIMEHCFSIDLLTENNRDICFGAVVLAKSCELLTIRAKQVILATGGAGQLYRETTNPDIATGDGMAMAYRAGCILQDMEFVQFHPTAFYVAGASRVLISEAVRGEGALLRDKYGYRFMPDYHPKAELAPRDVVARSIINQMKLTKDTNIYLDLTHSPNKKIKARFPGLTELCRRFDIDISKDMIPVRPSAHYMIGGIVTDINGKTNVKNLFAAGECACCGFHGANRLGSNSLLEGLVMGYTVGRNAGMESVHQKLNLSSIKYQQHSNQVFNEALVEHRFKRNRINLADVRNALKSLMWHNVGLERNAQDLEQSLKRIEYWAGYVMENEFIAMDGWELQNMLTLARLIVLSALKRTESRGAHYRSDFPSTKQVFKRHITISLKQSL from the coding sequence ATGAGTATGGTATTTAAAAGAAACTATCTTATTACCTTTGACACGGCTAAAGAGCCTTCCATAACAACTGATGTTCTGGTTATCGGAAGCGGTGTGGCCGGTTTACGGGCGGCTATTGAAGCTTCTCATTACGGAAGTGTGACAGTATTAACTAAGGATAAGTTACAGGAAACCAATACGTACTATGCCCAGGGTGGGGTTGCTTCGCATATTGACAGGCCGGATTTAATCAAGTCGCACATAAATGATACATTAGTTTCAGGACATAATTTGTCCGATGCTCGTATAGTTAAATACATAATCAATAAGGGCGTCAACCTAGTAAGAGAACTGTCAGATTGGGGTATGCATTTTGATAAAAAGGGCGATAAGCTGGATTGGGCTCAGGAAGGTGGACATTCTTATCCTCGAATCATTCATTCCGGTGGTGACGCGACTGGTAAAAATTTACTTCAGGCACTTATTAATAAATCTATAAATAATAAGCGTATCAAAATAATGGAACATTGCTTTTCTATAGATCTGTTAACGGAAAATAATCGAGATATTTGCTTCGGGGCTGTAGTACTTGCCAAGTCTTGCGAGCTTCTGACCATACGAGCCAAACAAGTAATTCTGGCAACGGGCGGAGCAGGCCAGCTCTACCGAGAGACTACCAACCCTGATATTGCTACCGGTGATGGGATGGCTATGGCATACCGGGCCGGGTGTATTTTACAGGATATGGAGTTTGTCCAGTTCCATCCGACCGCGTTTTACGTGGCCGGCGCATCGCGTGTGCTTATATCTGAGGCTGTTCGGGGAGAAGGGGCTTTGTTACGGGATAAATACGGGTATCGATTTATGCCTGACTATCACCCTAAAGCCGAACTGGCTCCGCGTGATGTGGTGGCCAGAAGCATAATTAACCAGATGAAATTAACTAAGGACACTAATATATACTTAGATTTAACGCATTCTCCGAATAAGAAAATCAAGGCCCGTTTCCCTGGCTTAACTGAGCTTTGCCGCAGGTTTGATATAGATATAAGCAAAGATATGATACCGGTTAGGCCCAGTGCTCATTATATGATAGGGGGCATTGTAACCGATATCAACGGAAAGACTAATGTAAAAAATTTGTTTGCAGCTGGAGAGTGTGCTTGTTGCGGATTTCACGGTGCAAATCGTTTGGGCAGTAATTCACTTCTGGAAGGGTTAGTGATGGGCTATACGGTAGGTAGAAACGCGGGTATGGAATCTGTTCATCAGAAACTTAATTTATCCTCAATAAAATATCAACAGCATAGTAATCAAGTGTTTAACGAAGCGTTAGTGGAACACCGCTTTAAGCGGAATCGCATCAACTTGGCGGATGTGCGCAATGCTCTCAAGAGCTTGATGTGGCATAATGTTGGTCTTGAACGTAATGCTCAGGATTTGGAACAGTCCCTCAAAAGAATAGAATATTGGGCTGGTTATGTTATGGAGAACGAATTTATAGCGATGGATGGGTGGGAGTTGCAGAATATGCTTACCTTGGCGCGGCTTATTGTCTTATCGGCTTTGAAACGCACCGAATCACGTGGAGCTCATTACCGCAGTGATTTTCCTTCTACAAAACAGGTGTTTAAAAGGCATATAACAATTTCCTTGAAACAATCTCTATAA